In Arachis hypogaea cultivar Tifrunner chromosome 2, arahy.Tifrunner.gnm2.J5K5, whole genome shotgun sequence, a genomic segment contains:
- the LOC112736123 gene encoding shaggy-related protein kinase theta, translated as MNMMRRLKSIASGRTSISSDPGGDSSTKRAKFDQETTGKVNDESITIDKGGQDQEDFVDAQMGDAVGTSDVSSVAKNEKSGFDQLPKELHDMKIADEKRKKNNEKDVEATVVSGNGTEIGQIITTAIGGRDGQPKQTISYMAERVVGTGSFGVVFQAKCLETGEPVAIKKVLQDKRYKNRELQVMRMLEHPNVVRLKHCFFSTTDKDELYLNLVLEYVPETVYKVSKQFIRMHQYMPIINVQLYTYQICRALNYLHEVIGVCHRDIKPQNLLVNPQTHELKICDFGSAKMLVPGEPNISYICSRYYRAPELIFGATEYTTAIDMWSVGCVLAELLLGQPLFPGESGVDQLVEIIKILGTPTREEIRCMNPNYNEFKFPQIKAHPWHKVFNKKLPPEAVDLVSRLLQYSPNLRCTALAACAHPFFDDLRDPNTCLPNGRPLPPLFNFTEAELANAPDELRQRLIPEHARSSS; from the exons ATGAATATGATGAGAAGGTTGAAGAGCATTGCTTCTGGCAGGACATCCATTTCTTCAGATCCT GGAGGTGATTCTAGCACGAAAAGAGCTAAGTTTGATCAGGAAACCACAGGGAAAGTCAATGATGAATCGATTACCATAGACAAAGGCGGCCAAGATCAGGAAGATTTTGTAGATGCACAAATGGGGGATGCTGTTGGCACATCAGATGTATCTTCGGTAGCCAAAAATGAAAAGTCAGGTTTTGATCAACTTCCGAAAGAATTGCATGATATGAAAATTGCTGatgagaaaaggaaaaagaacaaTGAGAAG GATGTAGAAGCAACTGTAGTGAGTGGTAATGGAACAGAAATAGGTCAAATAATTACAACTGCTATTGGTGGCCGAGATGGACAACCAAAGCAG ACAATATCGTACATGGCTGAACGCGTGGTTGGAACTGGTTCTTTTGGAGTTGTTTTTCAG GCTAAGTGCCTTGAGACTGGTGAACCGGTTGCCATAAAGAAGGTTTTGCAAGACAAGAGATATAAGAATAGGGAACTTCAGGTTATGCGCATGCTTGAGCATCCTAATGTTGTGCGACTAAAGCACTGTTTCTTTTCAACTACGGATAAGGATGAGTTGTACCTCAACCTGGTTTTGGAGTATGTTCCCGAAACTGTTTACAAGGTTTCAAAGCAGTTTATTAGGATGCACCAATATATGCCTATCATTAATGTGCAACTTTATACATATCAG ATATGCCGTGCATTGAATTATTTACATGAAGTCATTGGCGTCTGTCATCGTGACATCAAGCCCCAGAATTTATTG GTCAATCCTCAGACCCATGAGTTGAAGATATGCGATTTTGGTAGTGCAAAGATGTTG GTTCCCGGTGAACCCAACATATCATACATATGCTCGAGGTACTATAGGGCTCCAGAACTTATATTTGGGGCAACTGAATACACAACTGCTATTGATATGTGGTCTGTCGGTTGTGTTTTGGCTGAGCTCCTTCTAGGACAG CCATTGTTTCCAGGAGAGAGCGGGGTTGATCAGTTAGTAGAGATCATTAAG ATCTTGGGAACACCTACCAGAGAAGAAATAAGGTGCATGAATCCCAACTACAATGAATTCAAGTTTCCTCAGATTAAAGCGCACCCGTGGCACAAG GTTTTCAACAAGAAACTGCCACCTGAAGCAGTGGATCTTGTGTCAAGGCTACTTCAATATTCACCAAATCTACGTTGCACTGCG TTGGCTGCATGTGCACACCCATTCTTCGATGATCTACGGGACCCGAATACATGCCTGCCAAATGGGCGACCGCTGCCGCCGTTGTTCAATTTCACTGAAGCAG AACTGGCAAATGCACCTGATGAATTGCGTCAACGTCTCATTCCCGAGCATGCGAGGAGTTCGAGCTGA
- the LOC112736144 gene encoding BON1-associated protein 2-like: MGLSSRTIEITVISSENVHVKEESYVVVRAESLKCCTTKTAKNTDIIINNNHSSSLISWNEKLLLEIPMHARSITFEVQCKNSRASSARPVGVARIAISDILLGGSGFGGNSGGDNNVLSYRLRDWDGRRNGVIHFSVTTAKAMAAVEEAVKPVEDHMKKNNKNSNEVVLGVPLWWNYPNII, translated from the coding sequence ATGGGGCTAAGCTCACGAACTATAGAGATTACGGTTATTTCCAGTGAAAACGTTCATGTGAAGGAGGAATCATACGTCGTCGTTCGAGCCGAGTCACTCAAATGTTGCACAACAAAAACAGCCAAAAACACTGACATTATTATCAACAATAATCATAGCTCAAGTTTGATTTCATGGAACGAGAAGTTATTGCTTGAGATTCCAATGCATGCAAGGTCCATCACGTTTGAGGTTCAATGCAAGAATTCAAGAGCAAGTAGTGCTAGACCCGTTGGGGTGGCAAGGATTGCTATTTCGGATATATTGTTGGGTGGTTCGGGGTTCGGCGGCAACAGCGGCGGCGACAATAATGTGTTGAGTTATAGGTTGAGGGATTGGGATGGACGGAGAAATGGAGTTATTCATTTCTCCGTAACGACTGCGAAGGCCATGGCCGCCGTGGAAGAAGCAGTGAAGCCGGTGGAGGATCACatgaagaagaataataagaACTCCAATGAAGTTGTTCTTGGTGTTCCTTTATGGTGGAACTACCCCAATATTATTTGA
- the LOC112736133 gene encoding BON1-associated protein 2: MGVSSQTLEITVISGENVHVKEESYVVVRAESLKSCTTKAAKNTDIIINNNHCSSLISWNEKLLLEIPMHARSITFEVQCKNSRASSARPVGVARIAISDILLGGSNGFDGDSNGHNVLSYRLRDWDGRRNGVIHFSVRRMTAAPPVENTVKELVEDQKKTKESGEEVVLGVPVWWNYPNIII; encoded by the coding sequence ATGGGGGTAAGCTCACAAACTCTAGAGATTACGGTTATTTCCGGTGAAAACGTTCATGTGAAGGAGGAATCATACGTCGTCGTTCGAGCTGAGTCACTCAAATCTTGCACAACAAAAGCAGCCAAAAACACTGACATTATTATCAACAATAATCATTGCTCAAGTTTGATTTCATGGAACGAGAAGTTATTGCTTGAGATTCCAATGCATGCAAGGTCCATCACGTTTGAAGTTCAATGCAAGAACTCAAGAGCAAGTAGTGCTAGACCCGTTGGGGTGGCAAGGATTGCTATTTCGGATATATTGTTAGGTGGTTCTAATGGGTTTGACGGCGACAGCAACGGCCACAATGTGCTGAGTTATAGGTTGAGGGATTGGGATGGAAGGAGAAATGGAGTTATTCATTTCTCCGTGAGGAGAATGACGGCGGCACCACCGGTCGAAAATACGGTGAAGGAGTTGGTGGAGGATCAGAAAAAGACTAAGGAATCTGGTGAAGAAGTTGTTCTTGGAGTTCCGGTATGGTGGAACTACCCTAATATTATTATTTGA